A stretch of the Ensifer sp. PDNC004 genome encodes the following:
- a CDS encoding ABC transporter ATP-binding protein, with product MQNVSVSVKDLSLSFGAVTVLDTLNLDIKDGEFLVLLGSSGCGKSTLLNCIAGLLDVSDGQIFIKNKNVTWEEPKDRGIGMVFQSYALYPQMSVEKNLSFGLQVAKVPKEEIDKRVSRAAEILQIQPLLKRKPSELSGGQRQRVAIGRALVRDVDVFLFDEPLSNLDAKLRSELRVEIKRLHQSLKNTMIYVTHDQIEALTLADRIAVMKSGVIQQLADPMTIYNAPENLFVAGFIGSPSMNFFRGELQLRDQRAYVHVNGVDFDVSAYPSRAPFVHGQKVVLGLRPEHVRVDEAASGAAASHRAVVDIEEPMGADNLLWLKLAGQSMSVRIAGQRRYAPGTAVTLSFDMGVASIFDATSENRL from the coding sequence ATGCAAAACGTCAGCGTATCGGTCAAAGACCTGTCGTTGAGCTTCGGTGCCGTCACTGTGCTCGACACGCTCAACCTCGACATCAAGGACGGCGAGTTCCTGGTGCTCTTGGGGTCGTCGGGCTGCGGCAAGTCGACCTTGCTCAACTGCATCGCAGGGCTGCTCGACGTCAGCGACGGGCAGATCTTCATCAAGAACAAGAACGTCACCTGGGAAGAACCGAAGGACCGCGGCATCGGCATGGTGTTCCAGTCCTACGCGCTCTATCCGCAGATGTCGGTGGAAAAGAACCTCTCCTTCGGCCTGCAGGTCGCCAAGGTTCCGAAGGAGGAGATCGACAAGCGCGTCAGCCGCGCCGCCGAAATCCTGCAGATCCAGCCGCTCCTGAAGCGCAAGCCTTCGGAACTTTCGGGCGGCCAGCGCCAGCGCGTTGCGATCGGCCGGGCGCTGGTGCGCGATGTCGACGTGTTCCTGTTCGACGAGCCGCTCTCCAACCTCGACGCCAAGCTGCGTTCGGAACTGCGCGTCGAGATCAAGCGGCTGCACCAGTCGCTGAAGAACACGATGATCTACGTCACCCACGACCAGATCGAGGCGTTGACGCTGGCCGATCGCATTGCGGTCATGAAGAGCGGCGTGATCCAGCAGCTTGCCGATCCGATGACGATCTACAACGCCCCGGAAAACCTGTTCGTCGCCGGCTTCATCGGCTCGCCGTCGATGAACTTCTTCCGTGGCGAGCTGCAGCTGCGCGACCAGCGCGCCTATGTGCACGTCAACGGCGTCGATTTCGACGTGTCGGCCTATCCGTCGCGCGCACCCTTCGTGCATGGGCAGAAAGTCGTTCTTGGCCTCAGGCCTGAACACGTACGCGTCGACGAGGCAGCAAGCGGTGCTGCGGCCTCGCACCGGGCGGTGGTCGATATCGAGGAACCGATGGGCGCCGACAATCTGCTTTGGCTGAAGCTCGCCGGGCAATCGATGTCGGTGCGCATCGCCGGCCAACGGCGCTATGCCCCGGGCACCGCGGTCACGCTATCCTTCGACATGGGCGTTGCCTCGATCTTCGATGCAACGAGCGAGAATCGCCTTTAA
- a CDS encoding glycoside hydrolase family 2 protein, translating into MLSEDYTRTAIRLDLAGDWQLSSVDNSHTLAIALPGDVHSALQKAGVIDDPYVGRNENDVQWVAHKDWVIERTVSVAAADLAGHWYLDLECLDTVASVFVNDKPVLEAENCFRRYRPDVSKALVAGENRIRIVLHSSISEGARRQAEQPFYVPYHPGNSPIANGNMLRKPQCHFGWDWNLAIAPLGVYGEISLRRLEIARIEHVTTRQVWLEDGSVDLVVTLTLFADGPGIVPVHFSLDEDRERLDCAVGKGETRITHVFTVSEPKLWWPAGSGEQDLSKLTVEVPQEQVTRQIGLRTIELLTDKDEAGSRFAFRVNGREIFCKGANWIPADALASRVTRDGVEDLLTSAVDANMNMIRVWGGGFYEPDWFYDLCDRLGLMVWQDFMFACNLYPSTPDFLENVAAEVDYQAKRLSSHPSIAVWCGDNELVGALTWFDEPRKDRDRYLVSYDRLNRTIEVALKAALPEAIWWPSSPASGYLDFGDAWHADGSGDMHYWSVWHENKSFDNYRSVRPRFCSEFGFQSYTSMPVIRQFAAEKDLNIASPVIESHQKNVGGNERIAGTMFRYFRFPKDFPSFVYLSQIQQGLAIKTAVDYWRSLKPHCMGTLYWQLNDTWPVASWSSLDYGGSWKAMHYMVRRFFQPVSVAAIPSADGKEIAFSMVNDTAEPVTVELQTFLVSLDGQRTPLAAVAGTCSPDRAATLATLAAFDIPEGDLLFWSFEASNGMRGEGHHVNGTYKALDLKPSGLTLDVAPAGEGAFDVTVKASGLALHVMIEADVAGRYSDNAFDLLAGETKVIRFTPKVPLGAGERPRFVAFDLESCQGKG; encoded by the coding sequence ATGCTCTCTGAGGACTACACCCGCACAGCCATCCGCCTCGACCTTGCGGGGGATTGGCAGCTCTCCTCCGTCGACAACAGCCACACGCTGGCGATCGCGCTGCCGGGCGACGTGCACTCGGCATTGCAGAAGGCCGGCGTGATCGACGATCCCTATGTCGGCCGCAACGAGAACGACGTGCAGTGGGTGGCGCACAAGGACTGGGTAATCGAGCGCACGGTGTCGGTCGCGGCTGCGGACCTCGCTGGCCATTGGTATCTCGACCTAGAATGCCTCGACACGGTCGCGTCCGTCTTCGTCAACGACAAGCCGGTGCTCGAAGCCGAGAACTGCTTCCGCCGCTATCGGCCTGACGTTTCGAAGGCACTCGTCGCCGGCGAAAACCGCATTCGCATCGTGCTGCATTCCTCGATATCAGAGGGCGCGCGCCGTCAGGCGGAGCAGCCCTTCTACGTGCCCTATCATCCCGGCAATTCGCCGATCGCCAACGGCAACATGCTGCGCAAGCCCCAGTGCCATTTCGGCTGGGACTGGAACCTCGCGATCGCGCCGCTCGGCGTCTACGGCGAGATTTCGCTGCGCCGGCTGGAGATCGCCCGCATCGAGCATGTGACGACCCGGCAGGTCTGGCTCGAGGACGGCAGCGTCGATCTCGTGGTGACGCTGACGCTCTTTGCCGATGGGCCGGGCATCGTGCCAGTGCATTTCTCGCTCGACGAGGACCGCGAACGACTGGACTGCGCCGTCGGCAAGGGCGAGACACGCATCACCCATGTCTTCACTGTGAGCGAACCCAAGCTCTGGTGGCCGGCCGGTAGCGGCGAACAAGATCTCTCGAAGCTGACGGTCGAGGTGCCGCAAGAGCAGGTAACGCGCCAGATCGGTTTGCGCACCATCGAGCTTCTGACCGACAAGGACGAGGCCGGCAGCCGCTTTGCCTTCCGCGTCAACGGCCGCGAAATCTTCTGCAAGGGCGCCAACTGGATCCCGGCCGATGCGCTGGCGTCGCGGGTAACGCGCGACGGCGTCGAGGATCTTTTGACCTCGGCGGTCGATGCCAACATGAACATGATCCGCGTCTGGGGCGGCGGCTTCTACGAGCCGGACTGGTTCTACGATCTCTGCGACCGTCTCGGGCTCATGGTCTGGCAGGACTTCATGTTCGCCTGCAACCTCTATCCCTCGACGCCGGATTTCCTGGAGAACGTTGCGGCCGAAGTGGACTATCAGGCCAAGCGCCTGTCGTCGCATCCATCGATCGCTGTCTGGTGCGGTGACAACGAGCTTGTCGGCGCGCTCACCTGGTTCGACGAGCCGCGCAAGGATCGCGACCGCTATCTCGTCTCCTATGACCGGCTGAACCGCACCATCGAGGTGGCGCTGAAGGCGGCACTGCCCGAGGCGATCTGGTGGCCGTCGAGCCCGGCGTCCGGCTATCTCGACTTCGGCGACGCCTGGCACGCCGATGGCTCCGGCGACATGCACTACTGGTCGGTCTGGCACGAGAACAAGTCGTTCGACAATTATCGCAGCGTGCGTCCACGCTTCTGCTCGGAGTTCGGCTTCCAGTCCTATACGTCGATGCCGGTCATTCGGCAGTTCGCGGCCGAGAAGGATCTCAACATCGCGTCGCCTGTCATCGAGAGCCACCAGAAGAATGTCGGCGGCAACGAGCGCATCGCCGGCACGATGTTCCGTTACTTCCGCTTCCCCAAGGATTTCCCGAGCTTCGTCTACCTGAGCCAGATCCAGCAGGGACTGGCGATCAAAACCGCCGTCGACTACTGGCGCTCGCTGAAGCCCCATTGCATGGGCACGCTCTACTGGCAGCTCAACGACACCTGGCCGGTCGCCTCCTGGTCGAGCCTCGACTATGGCGGCAGCTGGAAGGCGATGCACTACATGGTGCGGCGCTTCTTCCAGCCGGTCTCGGTCGCGGCCATCCCGTCGGCTGACGGCAAGGAGATCGCTTTCTCGATGGTCAACGACACCGCTGAGCCCGTGACCGTCGAGCTGCAGACCTTCCTCGTTTCGCTCGACGGCCAGCGCACGCCGCTCGCGGCTGTCGCCGGCACCTGCAGCCCGGACCGGGCGGCAACGCTGGCGACGCTTGCAGCTTTCGACATTCCGGAAGGCGACCTGCTGTTCTGGTCTTTCGAGGCATCGAACGGCATGCGGGGCGAGGGGCACCACGTCAACGGCACCTACAAGGCGCTGGACCTCAAGCCCTCCGGCCTGACGCTCGACGTGGCGCCTGCGGGCGAGGGCGCCTTTGATGTCACGGTCAAGGCGAGCGGCCTGGCGCTGCATGTGATGATCGAGGCGGATGTCGCCGGGCGCTATTCCGACAACGCGTTCGACCTCCTGGCCGGCGAGACCAAGGTCATCCGCTTCACCCCGAAGGTGCCGCTTGGCGCGGGTGAGCGTCCGCGCTTTGTCGCCTTCGATCTCGAATCCTGCCAGGGAAAGGGCTGA
- a CDS encoding sugar phosphate isomerase/epimerase, with translation MKDVSFQLYSARNFPPFANVLKALGDAGYSQVEGYGALYAALSDAEIASFKEGLDENGLAMPTAHFGLDMLESDPARVLEIAKALGIKAIYCPYLMPDQRPTDAAGWRAFGERLQKAGKPYRDAGLIFGWHNHDFEFLALPDGSIPQDLIFEGGPDLSWEADVAWIIRGGADPIAWIKKYGNRITAVHVKDIAPSGEKKDEDGWADVGEGTVDWKGLFQALSGTKARYFIAEHDNPSDFKRFAKRSLASIQSY, from the coding sequence ATGAAGGACGTCAGTTTCCAGCTCTATAGCGCCCGCAATTTCCCGCCTTTCGCCAATGTGCTGAAGGCGCTCGGCGATGCCGGCTACAGCCAGGTCGAAGGCTATGGCGCGCTCTATGCGGCGCTCAGCGACGCGGAGATCGCGAGCTTCAAGGAAGGTCTCGACGAGAACGGCCTTGCCATGCCGACCGCCCATTTCGGTCTCGACATGCTCGAGAGCGATCCGGCCCGCGTGCTCGAAATCGCCAAAGCGCTCGGCATCAAGGCGATCTATTGCCCCTACCTGATGCCCGACCAGCGCCCGACCGATGCCGCCGGCTGGCGTGCCTTCGGCGAGCGGCTGCAGAAGGCCGGCAAGCCCTATCGCGACGCCGGGCTGATCTTCGGCTGGCACAACCACGACTTCGAGTTCCTTGCCCTGCCTGACGGCAGCATCCCGCAGGACCTGATCTTTGAGGGCGGACCGGATCTCTCGTGGGAAGCCGATGTCGCCTGGATCATCCGCGGCGGTGCCGACCCGATCGCCTGGATCAAGAAGTACGGCAACCGCATCACCGCCGTGCACGTGAAGGACATCGCGCCTTCGGGCGAGAAGAAGGACGAGGACGGCTGGGCCGATGTCGGCGAGGGCACCGTCGACTGGAAGGGCCTGTTCCAGGCGCTCTCGGGGACCAAGGCGCGCTATTTCATCGCCGAGCACGACAATCCGAGCGATTTCAAACGCTTCGCCAAGCGTTCGCTCGCCTCCATTCAATCCTATTGA
- a CDS encoding D-lyxose/D-mannose family sugar isomerase has product MKRSHVNDIIAESDAFMKSFGFTLPPFAYWSPEQLKVRVRSDSPTIFDARLGWDITDYGKGRFDQLGLVLFTLRNGNAANLTTGQGMVYAEKLMITAKDQVNPLHRHAVKTEDIINRGGGALVLQMYNSKPDGSVDEESDVVVATDARLRTLKAGDLLKLKAGESVTLLPGNWHAFWAEGADVLMGEVSTVNDDLTDNYFREPVGRFSAIEEDASPTHLLVSDYDTWLK; this is encoded by the coding sequence ATGAAACGCAGCCACGTCAACGACATCATCGCCGAAAGCGATGCCTTCATGAAGAGCTTCGGCTTCACCCTGCCGCCCTTTGCCTACTGGTCGCCGGAGCAGCTTAAGGTGCGTGTCCGGTCCGACAGCCCGACGATCTTCGACGCCCGGCTTGGCTGGGACATCACCGACTATGGCAAGGGCCGCTTCGACCAGTTGGGCCTCGTGCTCTTCACCCTGCGCAACGGCAATGCCGCGAACCTGACCACCGGGCAGGGCATGGTCTATGCCGAAAAGCTGATGATCACCGCCAAGGATCAGGTCAATCCGCTGCATCGTCATGCGGTCAAGACCGAGGATATCATCAACCGTGGCGGCGGCGCGCTGGTGCTGCAGATGTACAACTCCAAGCCCGACGGCTCGGTCGACGAAGAGAGCGACGTGGTTGTCGCCACCGATGCGCGCCTGCGCACGCTCAAAGCCGGCGACCTCCTGAAGCTGAAGGCTGGTGAAAGCGTCACGCTGCTGCCCGGCAACTGGCACGCCTTCTGGGCGGAAGGCGCCGACGTGCTGATGGGCGAAGTCTCGACCGTCAACGACGATCTCACCGACAACTACTTCCGCGAGCCTGTCGGTCGCTTCTCGGCGATCGAGGAGGACGCAAGCCCAACCCACCTCTTGGTGTCGGACTACGACACCTGGCTCAAGTGA
- a CDS encoding TRAP transporter substrate-binding protein yields the protein MDRRSFMKNASLGGLAAAGAAALATPALAQANPKVNWRLASSFPKSLDTIYGGGEVLSKYVSEATDGAFQIQVFAAGEIVPGLQAADAAAAGTVEACHTVAYYYWGKDPTWALGAAVPFALNARGMNAWHYHGGGIDLFNEFLGAQGLVGYPGGNTGVQMGGWFRKEIKTVADMQGLKMRIGGFAGKVVEKLGVVPQQIAGGDIYPALEKGTIDAAEWVGPYDDEKLGFYKVAPYYYYPGWWEGGPTVHAMFNKAAFEALPKNYQSLLRTACQATDANMLQKYDYLNPAAIKRLVASGAKLSPFSAEILSACFDKANEVYAEMEASNPTFKKIWDSIKAFRGEYYLNAQIAEYNYDTFMMIQQRGGKL from the coding sequence ATGGATCGCCGTTCATTTATGAAAAACGCAAGCCTTGGCGGCTTGGCCGCAGCCGGTGCCGCAGCACTGGCGACGCCGGCGCTTGCGCAGGCAAACCCGAAGGTGAACTGGCGCCTGGCATCGTCGTTCCCGAAGTCGCTCGACACGATCTATGGCGGCGGCGAAGTGCTGTCGAAATACGTCTCCGAAGCGACCGACGGCGCGTTCCAGATCCAGGTCTTTGCCGCCGGCGAAATCGTGCCGGGCTTGCAGGCTGCTGACGCGGCTGCCGCCGGTACGGTCGAAGCCTGCCACACGGTCGCATACTATTACTGGGGCAAGGACCCGACCTGGGCGCTCGGTGCTGCCGTGCCCTTCGCGCTCAACGCGCGCGGCATGAATGCCTGGCACTATCATGGTGGCGGTATCGACCTCTTCAACGAATTCCTCGGCGCCCAGGGCCTCGTCGGCTACCCCGGCGGCAATACCGGCGTGCAGATGGGCGGCTGGTTCCGCAAGGAAATCAAGACGGTCGCCGACATGCAGGGCCTGAAGATGCGCATCGGCGGTTTCGCCGGCAAGGTCGTCGAGAAGCTCGGTGTCGTGCCGCAGCAGATCGCCGGCGGCGACATCTACCCGGCGCTGGAAAAGGGCACCATCGACGCTGCCGAATGGGTCGGCCCCTATGACGACGAGAAGCTCGGTTTCTACAAGGTCGCGCCCTACTACTACTATCCCGGCTGGTGGGAAGGTGGCCCGACGGTCCACGCCATGTTCAACAAGGCGGCCTTCGAAGCGCTGCCGAAGAACTACCAGTCGCTGCTGCGCACCGCCTGCCAGGCGACCGACGCGAACATGCTGCAGAAGTATGACTACCTGAACCCGGCGGCGATCAAGCGCTTGGTGGCTTCCGGTGCCAAGCTCAGCCCGTTCAGCGCCGAAATCCTGTCGGCCTGCTTTGACAAGGCCAACGAAGTCTATGCGGAGATGGAAGCCTCGAACCCGACCTTCAAGAAGATCTGGGACTCGATCAAGGCTTTCCGCGGCGAGTACTACCTCAACGCCCAGATCGCCGAATACAACTACGACACCTTCATGATGATCCAGCAGCGCGGCGGCAAGCTCTAA
- a CDS encoding cupin domain-containing protein — protein MPSEGQSVVLGPDEGRRYDMGAIQAVFKADGAETAGRFSISEWWLEARHEGPGAHSHDDNDEIFYVIEGTASVLVGDIWHRKPKGSLFVIPRGTMHDFKNESRARMGLLNVYVGGPFEEAMPMIVDWYRDNPAKRIE, from the coding sequence ATGCCAAGCGAAGGCCAATCCGTCGTGCTCGGTCCCGACGAGGGGCGGCGCTACGACATGGGCGCGATCCAGGCGGTGTTCAAAGCCGATGGCGCCGAGACCGCCGGGCGCTTCTCGATCTCGGAATGGTGGCTGGAGGCGCGGCATGAAGGGCCGGGCGCCCACAGCCATGACGACAATGACGAGATCTTCTATGTGATCGAGGGTACGGCGAGCGTGCTCGTCGGCGACATCTGGCACCGGAAGCCGAAGGGTTCGCTATTCGTCATCCCGCGCGGGACGATGCATGACTTCAAGAATGAGAGCCGGGCCCGCATGGGGCTGCTCAACGTCTATGTCGGCGGCCCTTTCGAGGAGGCGATGCCCATGATTGTCGACTGGTATCGGGACAATCCGGCCAAGCGGATCGAGTGA
- a CDS encoding Gfo/Idh/MocA family protein — protein sequence MTKELGVGIIGCGNISTTYFKLAPLFKGIKVVACADLNPAAAEARATEYGVEAQSIEALLTNPAVDIVVNLTIPDAHYPVSKAILEAGKHVYSEKPLVLSLEQGEELRAIAKAKGLSVGCAPDTFLGGAHQLTRSAVDAGKIGRVTSGTCHVMSPGMEMWHPNPDFFFLPGGGPILDLGPYYIANLINLIGPVKRVAALATMANPTRTITSEPRKGEVIPVKTPTNIHALLEFDNGATITLSASWDVWSHRHANMELYGTEGSLYVPDPNFFGGTVEISGQDKNIQPLEAWDHPFGIANQEHPQGPMANYRTAGLADMALAILEGRDARCSLDRALHGVDVMVSILKSGEEGRFIELSTTCTQPAALGIEEARALLREPQEEISGNRVAAAS from the coding sequence ATGACCAAGGAACTTGGCGTCGGCATCATCGGATGCGGCAATATCTCCACCACCTACTTCAAGCTCGCCCCGCTCTTTAAGGGCATCAAGGTCGTCGCCTGCGCTGACCTCAACCCGGCAGCTGCCGAGGCACGAGCGACTGAGTACGGCGTCGAGGCCCAGAGCATCGAGGCGCTGCTCACCAATCCTGCCGTCGACATCGTCGTCAACCTGACGATCCCGGATGCGCACTATCCGGTGTCCAAGGCGATCCTCGAAGCGGGCAAGCACGTCTATTCCGAAAAGCCGCTGGTGCTCTCGCTCGAGCAGGGCGAAGAGCTCAGGGCAATCGCCAAGGCGAAGGGCCTTTCGGTCGGCTGCGCCCCCGACACCTTCCTCGGAGGGGCGCATCAGCTTACCCGCAGCGCGGTCGATGCCGGCAAGATCGGCCGGGTGACGTCCGGCACGTGCCACGTCATGAGCCCGGGCATGGAGATGTGGCACCCGAACCCGGATTTCTTCTTCCTGCCCGGCGGCGGCCCGATCCTCGATCTCGGTCCCTATTACATCGCCAACCTGATCAACCTGATCGGCCCTGTGAAGCGCGTGGCGGCGCTCGCCACCATGGCCAACCCGACCCGCACGATCACCAGCGAGCCGCGCAAGGGCGAGGTGATCCCGGTCAAGACCCCCACCAACATCCACGCACTGCTCGAATTTGACAACGGCGCGACCATCACGCTGTCGGCGAGCTGGGATGTCTGGTCGCACCGCCATGCCAACATGGAGCTCTATGGCACTGAAGGCTCGCTCTATGTGCCCGATCCGAACTTCTTCGGCGGAACCGTGGAGATCAGCGGGCAGGACAAGAACATCCAGCCGCTGGAAGCCTGGGATCATCCCTTCGGCATCGCCAACCAGGAGCACCCGCAGGGACCGATGGCGAACTACCGCACCGCCGGTCTTGCGGACATGGCGCTCGCGATCCTCGAAGGCCGCGATGCCCGCTGCTCGCTCGACCGCGCACTGCACGGCGTCGACGTCATGGTGTCGATCCTGAAGTCCGGCGAGGAGGGGCGGTTCATCGAGCTTTCCACCACCTGCACCCAGCCGGCCGCCCTCGGCATCGAGGAGGCGCGGGCGCTGTTGCGTGAGCCGCAGGAAGAAATATCGGGAAATCGCGTCGCTGCGGCTTCATAG
- the mgrA gene encoding L-glyceraldehyde 3-phosphate reductase, translating to MTWLPAENRYDTMKYNRVGRSGLKLPAISLGLWHNFGGDTPHDRKVDMCRTAFDLGITHFDLANNYGPPPGSAETAFGEIMRTDFAHLRDELIISSKAGYDMWAGPYGEWGSRKYMIASCDQSLKRMGLDYVDIFYSHRFDPETPLEETCGALDHIVRSGRALYVGISSYNSQRTREAAAILKDLGTPCLIHQPSYSMLNRWIEDDGLIHTLEDLGIGSIVFSPLAQGMLTTKYLGGIPSDSRAAQNHFLKKDFIRPEIIDNIRKLNGIAEKRGQTLAQMALAWVLRNGRITSALIGASRSEQIVDCVKALENDTFTADELAEIDLYAREADINLWAKSAEL from the coding sequence ATGACCTGGCTACCGGCGGAAAACCGCTACGACACCATGAAATATAACCGCGTCGGCCGTTCCGGCCTGAAGCTGCCGGCGATCTCGCTGGGGCTCTGGCACAATTTCGGCGGCGACACGCCGCATGACCGCAAGGTCGACATGTGCCGCACCGCGTTCGATCTCGGCATCACTCATTTCGACCTCGCCAACAATTACGGCCCGCCTCCGGGCTCGGCCGAGACCGCCTTCGGCGAGATCATGCGCACGGATTTCGCCCACCTGCGCGACGAGCTGATCATCTCGTCCAAGGCCGGCTACGACATGTGGGCCGGTCCCTATGGCGAATGGGGCAGCCGCAAATACATGATCGCGTCCTGCGACCAGAGCCTGAAGCGCATGGGTCTCGACTATGTCGACATCTTCTATTCGCACCGCTTCGATCCGGAGACGCCGCTTGAGGAAACCTGCGGGGCGCTCGACCATATCGTGCGCTCGGGCCGCGCTCTCTATGTCGGCATCTCCTCCTACAATTCGCAGCGGACCCGCGAAGCGGCCGCGATCCTGAAGGACCTGGGCACGCCTTGCCTCATACACCAGCCGAGCTATTCCATGCTCAACCGCTGGATCGAGGACGACGGGCTGATCCATACGCTCGAAGACCTCGGCATCGGCTCGATCGTGTTTTCGCCGCTGGCCCAGGGCATGCTGACGACCAAATATCTCGGCGGCATCCCTTCCGACAGCCGCGCGGCGCAGAACCACTTCCTGAAGAAGGACTTCATCCGTCCTGAAATCATCGACAATATCCGCAAGCTGAACGGCATTGCCGAAAAGCGCGGCCAGACGCTGGCGCAGATGGCGCTTGCCTGGGTGCTGCGCAATGGCCGCATCACCTCGGCGCTGATCGGCGCCAGCCGTTCGGAGCAGATCGTCGATTGCGTCAAGGCGCTCGAAAACGACACGTTTACGGCCGACGAACTGGCCGAGATCGATCTCTACGCGCGCGAGGCCGACATCAACCTCTGGGCCAAGTCGGCCGAGCTCTGA
- a CDS encoding carbohydrate ABC transporter permease: MSDIVAFNSVAEEAAPKAQAARVLAGPRGAKPRRALSGRNIMIYGTLIVVALYYLLPLYVMVMTSLKGMPEIRLGNIFAPPVEITFEPWVKAWASACTGLNCDGLSRGFWNSVRITVPSTIVSIAIASVNGYALANWRFKGAELFFTILIVGAFIPYQVMIYPIVIVLRELGIYGTLTGLIIVHTIFGMPILTLLFRNYFAGLPEELFKAARVDGAGFWTIYFKIMLPMSLPIFVVAMILQVTGIWNDFLFGVVFTRPEYYPMTVQLNNIVNSVQGVKEYNVNMAATILTGAVPLFVYFVSGRLFVRGIAAGAVKG; the protein is encoded by the coding sequence CCGGTCCCCGCGGCGCCAAGCCCCGCCGGGCGCTTTCCGGCCGCAACATCATGATCTACGGCACGTTGATCGTCGTCGCGCTCTACTACCTGCTGCCGCTCTACGTGATGGTCATGACTTCGCTCAAGGGCATGCCGGAAATCCGGCTCGGCAACATCTTTGCCCCGCCGGTCGAAATCACCTTCGAGCCCTGGGTCAAGGCCTGGGCCAGCGCCTGCACGGGGCTCAACTGCGACGGGCTTTCGCGTGGCTTCTGGAACTCGGTGCGCATCACCGTTCCCTCGACGATCGTCTCGATCGCGATCGCCTCGGTCAACGGCTATGCGCTTGCCAACTGGCGCTTCAAGGGTGCGGAGCTGTTCTTCACCATCCTGATCGTCGGCGCCTTCATCCCCTATCAGGTGATGATCTATCCGATCGTCATCGTGCTCCGGGAACTGGGCATCTATGGCACGCTGACCGGCCTCATCATCGTGCACACCATCTTCGGCATGCCGATCCTGACGCTACTCTTCCGCAACTATTTCGCCGGTCTGCCGGAGGAACTGTTCAAGGCCGCGCGCGTCGATGGTGCCGGGTTCTGGACAATCTACTTCAAGATCATGCTGCCGATGTCGCTGCCGATCTTCGTCGTGGCGATGATCCTGCAGGTCACCGGCATCTGGAACGACTTCCTGTTCGGCGTCGTCTTCACCCGCCCGGAATATTACCCGATGACGGTTCAGCTCAACAACATCGTCAATTCGGTCCAGGGCGTGAAGGAATACAACGTCAACATGGCGGCGACGATCCTGACCGGGGCGGTTCCGCTCTTCGTCTACTTCGTCTCCGGACGGCTTTTTGTCCGCGGTATCGCCGCCGGCGCAGTGAAAGGGTAA